GCGGAGCCCCCGCGTAGCGGCCGCTGCCGCGCCGGACGGCGGTGCTCATCGGCGGATCCCTTCGTTCAGCGCCTCGGCGATCAGCGTCAGGCCGAGCACCAGGGCGGTCACCACCAGCAACGGGGCGGCGGCGTAGCCGGGATGGGTGGAGAGGTAGGCCATCGACTGGCTGAGGATGCCGCCGAGCGAGGGCTCCGGCGGCCGGACGCCGACCCCGAGGAAGCTCATCGCCCCCTCGATGAAGACGGCCAGCGAGAAGGCGATCGCGCCCTGCACGATCAGCGGGTCGACCGCGTTCGGGAGCACGTGCCGGAGCAGCACCCGGGCCCGGGAGGCGCCGCCGACCCGGGCGGCGAGGGCGTACTCGCGCTCGCGCTGGACCAGGATGCCGGCCCGCAGCTGCCGCCCGAAGCCGGGGATCTCGGCCAGCGCGATGACGATCACCACCGGCCAGCGGCCGGGGCCGAGCACCGCCGTGACGGCGAGCGCGAGGATCAGCCCGGGGAAGGCCAGCAGCAGGTCGAAGACCCGTTGGACGGCCACGTCGGCCCCGCGCGAGGTGGCGGCCAGCAGGGCCAGCGCGCAGCCCAGCACCGCGCCGACCGGCACCGCGGTGATGCTGATCAGCAGGTCGGTGCGGATGCCGTGCAGGACCCGGCTGAACAGGTCCCGGCCGAGGTCGTCGGTGCCGAACGGGTGGGCACCGCTCGGCCCGGCCAGCGCCAGCCCGCTCTGGGCCAGCGGGTCGGCGTCGGTGAGCAGCGGGGCGAGCAGCCCGGCCAGCACCACCGCGCCCACCAGCAGGACCCCGGTGGTGCCCCGGAGGGTGTGCAGACCGGCCGGGAGGAGACGGCGTCGGCGCGGGCCGACAGCGAGGGTGGTCATGGTCACTCCCACCTGATCCGGGGGTCCAGCCAGGTGTACACCAGGTCGGTGACCAGCTGGACCGCGACGTAGACGGCGACGAGCAGCAGCAACAGGTCCTGCACCACCGGGTAGTCCCGGCGCAGCACGCCCTGCTCGGCCAGCTGGCCGAGGCCCGGCCAGGCGAAGATGGCCTCCACCAGCACGGCCCCGCCGAGGAGTTGGCCGACCTGGAGGCCGAGCACGGTGACCGCGGGCGGCAGCGCGTTGGGCAGCGCGTGCCGCCGGACGATCCGGCCCCGGGAGATGCCGAGCGCGGTCGCGGTGCGGACGTAGTCCTCGGCCAGCGCGCGTTCCAGGCCGTCCTTGAGGTAGCGGCCGAGGATCGCGGCGCTGGGCAGGGCCAGGCAGAGGGCGGGCAGCAGCAGGTACTGCACGCCCAGGTCCGGCTGGTCGAGGATCGACTGGTGTCCGCCGGCGGGCAGCACGCCGAGGGTCACCGCGAAGACCAGCACCAGCACCACGCCGGTGACGAACGGCGGCACCGCGAGCACCGTGGTGGTCAGCGCCCGGACCGCGACGGCCACCGGGCCGCGC
This genomic interval from Kitasatospora gansuensis contains the following:
- a CDS encoding ABC transporter permease gives rise to the protein MTTLAVGPRRRRLLPAGLHTLRGTTGVLLVGAVVLAGLLAPLLTDADPLAQSGLALAGPSGAHPFGTDDLGRDLFSRVLHGIRTDLLISITAVPVGAVLGCALALLAATSRGADVAVQRVFDLLLAFPGLILALAVTAVLGPGRWPVVIVIALAEIPGFGRQLRAGILVQREREYALAARVGGASRARVLLRHVLPNAVDPLIVQGAIAFSLAVFIEGAMSFLGVGVRPPEPSLGGILSQSMAYLSTHPGYAAAPLLVVTALVLGLTLIAEALNEGIRR
- a CDS encoding ABC transporter permease is translated as MRTFLFRRLPSGLLVLLAASFLIFLILRLIPGDPATSLAGPDAGPEAVAAIRARLGLDRPLLGQYLGWLGDLAAGQLGPSYAIGGEVAELIGDSLGATVELTLGALLLVILLGLPLGVLGATVRRGPVAVAVRALTTTVLAVPPFVTGVVLVLVFAVTLGVLPAGGHQSILDQPDLGVQYLLLPALCLALPSAAILGRYLKDGLERALAEDYVRTATALGISRGRIVRRHALPNALPPAVTVLGLQVGQLLGGAVLVEAIFAWPGLGQLAEQGVLRRDYPVVQDLLLLLVAVYVAVQLVTDLVYTWLDPRIRWE